From the genome of Variovorax sp. RA8, one region includes:
- a CDS encoding DUF4116 domain-containing protein, which produces MTSRFTISKEQMLSSLKHPAFPVPIYAHFEPHKDDKEVALAAVSKRGDLLQLFNSSLQDDKEVVMEAVTENPRSIRYAGEECCKDKDIARQVLYNDKKADVLRYFSDEIRNDYALIASALPNIQSAGYEIRSDKSLMSEAVKARPQQFGWSMPKLFDDKEYCMMAINIDTANVRNLPENHPLLRDRALALETVSKNHETLGTFKFFHDDPEIIHAAYMREEWEYSDKNPNRTINTNEDSVIELFASERIQNACRGNDPHKALNSLVLLDKLSNNLAPKKSQKLTMKI; this is translated from the coding sequence ATGACATCAAGATTCACTATTTCAAAAGAACAAATGTTGAGTTCCCTGAAACACCCAGCATTTCCAGTACCTATCTACGCACATTTTGAGCCACATAAAGATGACAAAGAAGTTGCTCTTGCGGCGGTTTCTAAAAGAGGCGACCTACTCCAATTGTTCAACAGTTCATTACAAGATGACAAAGAAGTTGTGATGGAAGCAGTTACGGAGAATCCAAGATCAATCAGGTACGCAGGCGAGGAGTGTTGCAAAGATAAAGACATCGCTCGCCAAGTCCTATACAACGACAAGAAAGCGGACGTACTTCGATATTTTTCCGATGAAATAAGAAACGACTATGCATTGATTGCTAGTGCTCTTCCAAACATCCAGAGTGCTGGCTATGAAATTCGCAGCGACAAATCTCTGATGAGTGAAGCTGTTAAAGCTCGGCCTCAACAATTTGGATGGTCAATGCCAAAACTCTTTGATGATAAGGAATATTGCATGATGGCAATAAACATTGACACTGCAAACGTAAGAAATCTTCCTGAAAACCACCCTTTATTAAGAGACAGAGCTTTAGCACTGGAAACAGTATCCAAGAATCATGAAACTCTTGGAACCTTCAAATTTTTCCATGATGACCCTGAAATAATTCATGCAGCCTACATGCGAGAGGAGTGGGAGTATAGCGATAAGAATCCCAATAGAACAATCAACACAAACGAAGATTCCGTTATCGAATTATTCGCATCTGAGCGAATTCAAAATGCATGTAGGGGCAACGATCCCCACAAGGCACTGAACTCACTTGTCCTTCTCGATAAGCTATCTAACAACCTTGCACCAAAAAAATCACAAAAGCTAACTATGAAAATCTAA